Proteins from a single region of Primulina tabacum isolate GXHZ01 chromosome 5, ASM2559414v2, whole genome shotgun sequence:
- the LOC142545322 gene encoding homeobox protein BEL1 homolog — MAGSSTGYCYSDSSSSGNPNMQTPQHVMSQLQTFESNSEIYNLTAGMEMIGFPSKNLPQENSSSFLWKGFFNKPGNHTSSSSSKVINEPSSSEFYQHDLAGISDITMNIPPDSYHQNRLMVDDSNLRCVFPCEGNERPSQGLSLSLSSSNPSTIGIQSFELRQQDDLRFGPSSSRSVNVQNQSDSMPGLVHFGHSKFMGPAQELLNEFCNLETKQNDENSKKKLQKNGDFHDDESVIKSQSLYSLDLLELQKRKAKLLHMLEEVDKRYEHYCDQMKAVVSSFESVAGNGAATVYSALASRAMSRHFRCLRDGIVSQIKATKKAMGDKDTAAPGTSKGETPRLRFIDQSLRQHRQFQQMSMMESHPWRPQRGLPERSVSVLRAWLFEHFLHPYPSDVDKHILARQTGLSRSQVSNWFINARVRLWKPMVEEMYLEELKERDGVGALEVTNLDENERLQNQNLSINENDQKPTQDQLVRIDSECLSSIINNPEKNNGKKNRTLRNELQNQAFGRVAGDSYGAMELDFSSSYTHHAAATGSYVENACVPSYAAGGGGVSLTLGLQQHGGVSLSFSPTSQNSIFYPRDHMEDCQTVQYSLLDSESQTLPYRNLMGAQLLHDLAG; from the exons ATGGCTGGTTCGTCAACTGGATATTGCTATTCTGATTCATCTTCAAGTGGGAACCCAAATATGCAGACTCCTCAACATGTAATGAGCCAGTTGCAGACTTTTGAGTCCAATTCAGAGATCTACAATTTAACTGCAGGAATGGAGATGATAGGGTTTCCTTCGAAGAATCTGCCCCAAGAAAATAGCAGCTCGTTTTTGTGGAAAGGGTTCTTCAACAAGCCTGGAAACCACACCAGTTCATCTTCTTCGAAAGTGATAAACGAGCCCAGCTCAAGTGAATTTTACCAGCATGATTTAGCTGGGATTTCTGATATAACAATGAATATTCCACCAGATTCTTACCACCAGAACAGATTGATGGTAGATGATTCAAATTTGAGATGTGTTTTTCCTTGTGAAGGTAATGAAAGGCCAAGCCAAGGTCTTTCACTTTCTTTGAGTTCATCTAATCCTTCCACTATCGGGATTCAATCTTTTGAACTCAGACAACAAGATGATCTGAGATTTGGCCCGTCAAGTTCTAGGTCGGTTAACGTTCAGAACCAGTCAGATTCGATGCCAGGGTTGGTCCATTTTGGGCATTCGAAGTTCATGGGGCCGGCTCAGGAGCTTCTGAATGAGTTTTGTAATCTTGAGACAAagcaaaatgatgaaaattcaaagaaaaagtTGCAGAAAAATGGCGATTTTCATGATGATGAAAGTGTCATTAAAAGCCAATCACTTTACTCTCTTGACCTTTTGGAGTTGCAGAAAAGAAAAGCCAAGTTGCTTCATATGCTGGAAGAG GTGGATAAAAGGTATGAGCACTACTGTGATCAGATGAAGGCTGTGGTATCATCTTTCGAATCTGTAGCCGGAAATGGCGCTGCCACGGTGTACTCGGCCTTGGCCTCAAGGGCTATGTCGAGGCACTTTAGATGCTTAAGAGATGGAATTGTGAGCCAAATTAAGGCCACAAAAAAGGCAATGGGAGACAAAGATACTGCCGCTCCAGGAACTAGCAAAGGAGAAACACCAAGATTACGATTTATTGATCAATCTTTGAGGCAACATCGGCAATTCCAACAAATGAGCATGATGGAAAGTCATCCATGGAGACCGCAACGAGGCCTACCCGAAAGATCGGTTTCTGTTCTCCGTGCTTGGCTTTTCGAGCACTTCCTTCACCC GTATCCAAGTGATGTAGATAAACATATTTTAGCCCGCCAAACAGGCCTTTCAAGAAGCCAG GTTTCAAATTGGTTCATCAATGCAAGAGTGAGGCTATGGAAACCCATGGTGGAGGAAATGTACTTAGAAGAGCTGAAAGAGCGAGATGGAGTGGGAGCTTTAGAGGTTACAAATCTTGATGAAAACGAAAGGCTgcagaatcaaaatctttccataAACGAAAATGATCAAAAGCCAACACAGGATCAATTAGTACGAATCGATTCGGAATGTCTATCTTCCATAATCAACAATCCTGAGAAAAACAACGGCAAAAAGAACAGAACCCTCCGAAACGAACTGCAAAACCAGGCTTTCGGCAGAGTAGCGGGAGACTCATATGGTGCCATGGAACTTGACTTCTCATCATCATACACTCACCATGCAGCAGCCACCGGCTCTTATGTCGAGAACGCCTGTGTTCCCAGCTACGCAGCTGGCGGAGGCGGGGTGTCCTTGACATTGGGATTGCAGCAACATGGTGGGGTGAGTTTATCATTCTCCCCGACGTCCCAAAATTCGATCTTTTACCCTAGAGATCACATGGAAGATTGCCAAACTGTCCAGTACTCACTTTTGGATAGCGAGAGCCAGACGTTGCCGTACAGGAATTTGATGGGTGCACAGTTGCTGCATGATTTGGCTGGATAA